A genomic segment from Sparus aurata chromosome 20, fSpaAur1.1, whole genome shotgun sequence encodes:
- the LOC115571736 gene encoding RNA-binding protein with serine-rich domain 1-like, whose protein sequence is MAPSPTKRKEDDKSKQRGKEKSGSTKEGADKGRGREKNRTRRSASSRSSRSSSSSSSSSGSSSGSSSGSSSSNSSHSGSSSSRSSSSSSSSSSPSPSRQRHNNRRRSRSKSKSAKKDDRDRRRRSPTPKPTKVYLGRLTRNVIKEHIQEIFSTYGKIKMIDMPMNRVHPHLSKGYAYVEFETPEEAEKALKHMDGGQIDGQEITVTAVLTPTVRPPPRRLSPPRRMPPPPPMWRRTPPRMRRRSRSPRRRSPVRRRSRSPGRRRHRSRSSSNSSR, encoded by the exons AT GGCGCCTTCCCCAACTAAGAGGAAGGAGGATGACAAGAGTAAACAGAGAGGTAAAGAGAAGTCCGGATCGACGAAAGAAGGAGCTGACAAAGGCCGCGGCCGAGAGAAGAACCGCACGCGCCGCAGTGCTTCCAGTCGGAGCAGCAG GTCCAGttccagctccagcagcagctcggGCTCCAGCTCAGGCTCCTCCAGTGGCTCCAGCTCCTCCAACTCCAGCCACTCAGGCTCGTCCAGCTcccgctcctcttcctcctcctcttcatcctcctcaccGAGCCCCAGCCGCCAGCGCCACAACAACAGACGACGTTCGCGGTCCAA GTCAAAATCAGCAAAGAAGGACGACAGAGATCGGCGACGTAGAAGCCCCACACCGAAACCCACAAAGGTCTATCTGGGCCGGCTAACCAGAAATGTTATAAAG GAACACATTCAGGAGATCTTCTCCACCTATGGCAAGATCAAGATGATTGACATGCCCATGAACCGCGTCCATCCTCATCTGTCCAAAGGCTACGCCTACGTGGAGTTTGAGACCCCAGAGGAGGCGGAGAAGGCCCTGAAACACATGGACGGAG GTCAAATCGACGGTCAGGAGATCACGGTCACAGCTGTGCTGACACCCACAGTGCGCCCTCCTCCGCGCAGGCTGTCCCCTCCCCGCAGGatgcctcctccaccacccaTGTGGAGACGCACTCCACCTCGAATGAGGAGAAG GTCTCGGTCTCCACGGCGACGCTCTCCAGTGCGTCGCAGATCTCGGTCACCCGGCCGACGCCGCCACCGGTCACGCTCTAGTTCCAACTCCTCCCGCtag
- the LOC115570644 gene encoding solute carrier family 2, facilitated glucose transporter member 11-like, producing MSSSSDTEPTAAGKSSGRTLALTVCSAAIGGTFQYGYNISIINAPTSYIQGFINDTYMERWGIGLEMPQVTLVWTLIVSAFSLGGLLGALIGGPLAVRFGRKNTLLLNNSFLFAGAVLVLTCRAAKSFEMLIVARFLVGMNSGVSMNVQPMYFGESAPTHLRGAVAFSSAVFTAFGIFLGQVVGLTELLGAKHLWPYLLASNALPGLIQLFTLPWFPESPRYLLIDRGDKEACMKALGRLRGGEAPVQEMEEMLQELQQQKAANSGSAASAKTPWSLFKSRDLRAQLRTVMTASSSMMLCGNDSIYFYAYYIFLAAGIPPDKIQYVTIGTGASEFTASILSNLLIERVGRRYLLVGGYGLMSCWTVVFTVALNLQSRGVAGMAYLSMACVFCYILSFGLGPAGVTGILPAEIFDQAARPAAYMVAGSCMWISLFLVGMLFPFIVKGLGDFCFLPFLVVCVVSALCLGLTLPETKGKTLAEITAEFDRQNGVTREMQDTQLDEPVTHLGKACSFTALTEDPDPQPTARLGREI from the coding sequence ATGAGCTCCTCCAGCGACACTGAGCCGACTGCAGCCGGCAAATCCTCGGGCAGGACCCTTGCTTTGACTGTATGCTCTGCTGCCATTGGAGGCACCTTCCAGTATGGCTACAACATCTCGATTATCAACGCTCCTACCAGCTACATCCAGGGCTTCATCAATGACACCTACATGGAGCGCTGGGGCATCGGCCTGGAGATGCCTCAGGTGACCCTTGTGTGGACTCTGATTGTATCAGCGTTCTCGCTGGGGGGTTTGCTCGGGGCCCTGATAGGAGGGCCCCTGGCGGTCCGCTTCGGCAGGAAGAACACGCTGCTTCTGAACAACTCCTTCCTGTTTGCCGGCGCTGTGCTTGTGCTGACGTGCAGGGCGGCGAAATCATTTGAGATGCTCATCGTCGCTCGGTTTCTTGTGGGGATGAACTCGGGGGTCAGCATGAATGTCCAGCCTATGTACTTTGGGGAGAGCGCCCCCACACACCTCCGAGGTGCCGTGGCCTTTTCCTCGGCCGTCTTCACTGCGTTCGGGATCTTCTTGGGCCAAGTTGTGGGactcactgagctgctgggtGCAAAGCATCTTTGGCCCTACCTGTTAGCTAGTAACGCTTTGCCAGGGTTGATCCAGCTTTTTACCCTGCCCTGGTTCCCTGAAAGCCCCAGATACCTTCTCATTGACCGCGGAGACAAGGAAGCATGTATGAAGGCGCTTGGAAGGCTTCGAGGTGGGGAGGCTCCTGTCcaagagatggaggagatgcttcaggagctgcagcagcagaaagccGCAAATTCTGGGTCTGCAGCTTCTGCCAAGACGCCCTGGTCCCTGTTCAAGAGTCGTGACCTGCGAGCCCAGCTCAGGACAGTCATGACTGCCAGTTCTTCCATGATGCTCTGCGGCAATGACTCGATCTACTTCTATGCTTATTACATCTTCCTCGCAGCGGGGATCCCCCCAGACAAAATCCAGTACGTCACCATTGGCACTGGGGCGTCTGAGTTCACCGCCTCTATCCTGAGTAATCTTCTGATCGAACGTGTGGGTCGCAGGTACCTTCTTGTGGGCGGATACGGTCTTATGTCTTGCTGGACCGTAGTCTTCACCGTAGCTCTTAACCTCCAGAGCCGCGGGGTGGCTGGGATGGCCTACCTCAGCATGGCATGCGTGTTCTGCTACATCCTGAGCTTTGGACTGGGCCCAGCGGGGGTGACGGGGATTTTACCAGCCGAGATCTTCGACCAGGCGGCTCGGCCGGCAGCGTACATGGTCGCTGGCTCGTGTATGTGGATCAGCCTGTTCTTGGTTGGAATGCTGTTCCCCTTCATCGTCAAAGGCCTGGGGGACTTCTGCTTCCTACCCTTCTTGGTTGTGTGCGTGGTGTCAGCCCTGTGTCTGGGGCTCACTTTACCAGAGACCAAGGGCAAGACGCTGGCCGAGATAACTGCAGAGTTTGATAGACAGAACGGAGTGACGAGGGAGATGCAAGACACGCAGTTGGACGAGCCCGTTACGCATCTGGGTAAAGCCTGCTCCTTCACTGCCCTCACGGAAGATCCTGACCCTCAACCGACAGCAAGACTGGGGAGGGAAATTTGA